One Clostridium novyi NT genomic window carries:
- a CDS encoding ABC-F family ATP-binding cassette domain-containing protein: MNLLSIENLTKSYGEKVLFKNLSLGINEGEKIGLIGINGTGKSSLLKIIAGDNDYDEGKITKNNDVRIEYLSQDTTFEEDITVLDAIFKGNSSTMKVVREYENTINALEENPLDEKLQKRLIDLNNKMDAENAWEIENKAKMILTKLGVGHFEAKVGTLSGGQKKRIALASALINPCELLILDEPTNHIDNETVRWLEGYLNERKGALVMITHDRYFLDRVTNRILELHNGNLYSYDGNYSMFVEAKAERQQLMESLEAKRQNLLRRELAWIKRGAKARSTKQKARIDRFNELNSKDIDVDKEKMDISVQGSRLGKKVIEIENLNKSYENKKLIDNFSYIFSPGDRVGIIGKNGIGKSTLLNLIIDKLKPDSGEIHIGETVRIGYFSQEYDDMDDSMRVIEYIREGAEFIKDAEGNPISASKMLERFLFPPNLQYTYISKLSGGEKRRLYLLRVLMHAPNVLILDEPTNDLDIETLNILEEYIESFNGTVITVSHDRYFLDKICHRILAFQGNGIIKENVGNYSDYEEKFKEELKELETKEKKEKKEKVEHKEVKQNKKLKFSYNEKREYEQIDSMVEAKELELEEINEEINKAGSDYLILQELLEKKNLLEEELDNLMERWAYLNELAEKINNQ, encoded by the coding sequence ATGAATTTATTATCTATAGAAAATTTAACTAAAAGTTATGGAGAAAAAGTATTATTTAAAAACTTATCTTTAGGTATAAATGAAGGAGAAAAGATAGGGTTAATAGGAATAAATGGAACAGGAAAATCAAGTTTACTTAAAATAATAGCTGGTGATAATGACTATGATGAAGGAAAAATAACAAAAAATAATGATGTTAGAATAGAATATTTATCACAAGATACTACTTTTGAAGAAGATATAACTGTACTAGATGCTATTTTTAAAGGGAATTCTTCTACAATGAAAGTGGTTAGAGAATATGAAAATACCATAAATGCACTAGAGGAAAATCCACTAGATGAAAAACTTCAAAAGAGATTAATTGACTTAAATAATAAAATGGATGCAGAAAATGCTTGGGAAATAGAAAACAAAGCAAAGATGATTTTAACAAAGCTTGGCGTAGGGCATTTTGAAGCGAAGGTTGGAACATTATCAGGAGGGCAAAAGAAGAGAATTGCTCTTGCATCAGCACTTATAAATCCATGTGAACTTTTAATATTAGATGAGCCTACTAACCATATAGATAATGAAACTGTTAGATGGCTTGAGGGATATCTTAATGAGAGAAAAGGTGCATTAGTTATGATAACTCATGATAGATATTTCCTAGATAGAGTAACAAATAGAATACTTGAACTACATAATGGAAATTTATATAGTTATGATGGAAACTATAGCATGTTTGTAGAAGCTAAAGCTGAAAGACAACAACTTATGGAATCATTAGAAGCTAAAAGACAAAATTTATTAAGACGTGAACTTGCATGGATAAAAAGAGGTGCAAAGGCTAGAAGTACAAAGCAAAAGGCTAGAATTGATAGATTTAATGAATTAAATTCTAAGGATATAGATGTTGATAAAGAAAAAATGGATATATCTGTTCAAGGAAGTAGACTTGGTAAAAAGGTAATAGAAATAGAAAATTTAAATAAATCCTATGAAAATAAAAAACTTATAGATAATTTTAGTTATATATTTTCACCTGGAGATAGAGTGGGGATTATAGGAAAAAACGGAATTGGAAAGTCTACATTACTTAATTTAATAATAGACAAACTAAAACCAGATAGTGGAGAAATTCACATAGGGGAAACCGTAAGAATAGGATACTTTTCTCAAGAATATGATGATATGGATGATTCCATGAGGGTTATTGAATATATAAGAGAAGGCGCTGAATTTATAAAAGATGCTGAGGGAAATCCTATAAGTGCATCTAAAATGCTTGAAAGATTTTTATTTCCACCAAACCTTCAATACACTTATATATCAAAGTTATCTGGGGGAGAAAAGAGAAGATTGTACCTTTTAAGAGTACTTATGCATGCACCTAATGTACTTATATTAGACGAGCCTACAAATGATTTAGATATAGAAACTTTAAATATATTAGAAGAATATATAGAATCATTTAATGGTACTGTTATAACTGTATCCCATGATAGATACTTTTTAGATAAAATATGTCACAGAATACTTGCATTTCAAGGTAACGGAATAATTAAAGAAAATGTAGGTAATTATTCTGATTATGAGGAAAAGTTTAAAGAAGAACTAAAAGAATTAGAAACTAAAGAGAAAAAAGAGAAAAAGGAAAAAGTAGAGCATAAGGAAGTTAAACAAAATAAAAAGCTAAAATTTAGTTATAACGAAAAAAGAGAGTATGAACAAATTGATTCTATGGTAGAAGCAAAGGAATTAGAACTAGAAGAGATTAATGAGGAAATAAACAAGGCTGGTTCTGATTACTTAATATTACAAGAACTTTTAGAAAAAAAGAATCTACTAGAAGAAGAATTAGATAATTTAATGGAAAGATGGGCTTATCTAAATGAGCTTGCTGAAAAAATAAATAATCAATAA
- a CDS encoding type IA DNA topoisomerase, giving the protein MEKSLFITEKPSVAMEFVKLLNIKETKKDGFIESDNAIFTWCVGHMVTMSYPEAYDENLKIWSLKTIPFLPKEFKYELIPSVLKQFNVVKSLMLREDVKTIYVCTDSGREGEYIYRLVDMMVGVEGKDKKRVWIDSQTEEEIKRGIKEAKPLSEYDSLSDSAYLRAKEDYLLGINFSRLLTLIYGKTVSNIIGEDRVVIAVGRVMSCVLGMIVERELQIRNFEKTPFYKINGSIEIEENLGYECEFKAIEKSKYFESPKLYNDGGFKEKKDAEKLIEEIRIESKDNTAIIEKISKKKETKNPPLLFNLAELQNECSKNFKISPDETLNIIQELYEKKMLTYPRTDARVLSTAIAKEINKTISKLLRFKENEKVNNACKNILEKKLYVGLEKTKYVDDKKITDHYAIIPTGEGLESYRSLKPFQRNIYDLVVRRFLAIFYPPAIYSKITVETKIGEEYFFTTEKVCVTRGYLDILEEAQKDEKEKNLDFLNKLKKGTIVKIDELTIKEGKTSPPKRYTSGSIIIAMENAGKLIEDDELREQIKGSGIGTSATRAEILKKLERIEYIKVNNKTQIITSTTKGEVIYRVIRSSMPSLLNPKLTASWEKGLSMVVDREITPEVFMNKLENYINKNISNVVDNNRVINTNYLISGLEENNKKKIDEEKIDDVLGVCPICKKGTIVKNNKGYGCNNWKEGCKFFVAEICGVKIPVGEIKNLIKYGKTNIINGFKSKKGNEFRARLILKDNKVQLSFD; this is encoded by the coding sequence ATGGAAAAATCTTTATTTATTACAGAAAAGCCTTCAGTGGCTATGGAATTTGTAAAATTATTAAATATAAAAGAAACGAAGAAAGATGGCTTTATTGAATCAGATAATGCTATTTTTACATGGTGTGTAGGTCACATGGTAACTATGAGTTATCCAGAAGCCTATGATGAAAATTTAAAAATATGGTCTTTAAAAACAATTCCTTTTTTACCTAAGGAATTTAAATATGAACTTATACCAAGTGTATTAAAACAATTTAATGTAGTAAAAAGTTTAATGCTTAGAGAAGATGTTAAAACAATTTATGTATGTACCGACTCTGGGCGTGAAGGAGAATATATATACAGATTAGTTGATATGATGGTAGGAGTAGAAGGAAAAGACAAAAAGAGAGTGTGGATTGATTCCCAAACAGAAGAGGAAATAAAAAGAGGAATTAAAGAAGCAAAACCTCTATCAGAATATGATTCCTTGTCTGATTCAGCTTATTTAAGAGCAAAAGAAGATTATCTTTTAGGAATTAATTTTTCAAGATTATTAACGCTTATATACGGAAAAACTGTATCTAATATTATAGGAGAAGATAGAGTTGTAATTGCAGTAGGACGTGTTATGTCCTGTGTTCTTGGAATGATTGTAGAGAGGGAGCTACAAATTAGAAATTTTGAAAAAACTCCTTTTTATAAGATAAATGGTAGTATTGAAATTGAAGAAAATCTAGGATATGAATGTGAATTTAAAGCTATAGAAAAATCTAAGTATTTTGAATCACCTAAACTATATAATGATGGTGGTTTTAAAGAGAAAAAAGATGCTGAAAAATTAATAGAAGAAATAAGAATTGAATCTAAAGATAATACAGCAATTATTGAAAAAATAAGCAAGAAAAAGGAAACTAAAAATCCACCATTACTATTTAACCTTGCGGAACTTCAAAATGAGTGCTCTAAAAACTTTAAAATAAGTCCTGATGAGACTTTAAATATAATACAGGAACTGTATGAAAAGAAAATGCTTACTTATCCAAGAACAGATGCTAGAGTGTTATCTACGGCTATAGCAAAAGAAATAAATAAAACTATAAGTAAGTTATTGAGATTTAAGGAAAATGAAAAAGTAAATAATGCATGTAAAAATATATTAGAAAAAAAGCTATATGTAGGACTTGAAAAAACTAAGTATGTAGATGATAAAAAGATTACTGATCACTATGCAATAATCCCTACAGGAGAGGGACTTGAAAGTTATAGAAGTTTAAAACCATTTCAAAGAAATATATATGATTTAGTTGTAAGAAGATTTTTAGCTATATTTTATCCTCCAGCTATATATAGTAAAATTACTGTAGAGACAAAGATAGGGGAAGAGTACTTTTTTACTACGGAAAAAGTATGCGTAACTAGAGGATATTTAGACATTTTAGAAGAAGCTCAAAAAGATGAAAAGGAAAAGAATTTAGATTTTTTAAACAAACTAAAAAAAGGAACTATAGTAAAAATTGATGAGCTTACTATAAAAGAGGGAAAAACATCTCCCCCTAAAAGATATACATCAGGTTCTATAATTATAGCTATGGAGAATGCAGGTAAGTTAATAGAAGATGATGAACTAAGAGAGCAAATTAAAGGTTCAGGTATAGGAACCAGTGCTACTCGTGCTGAAATTCTAAAAAAACTTGAAAGAATTGAATATATAAAAGTAAATAACAAAACACAAATAATAACTTCTACAACTAAAGGAGAAGTAATTTATAGGGTAATACGTTCATCTATGCCAAGTCTTTTAAATCCAAAGTTAACAGCAAGTTGGGAAAAGGGCCTTAGTATGGTTGTTGATAGAGAAATAACTCCAGAAGTATTCATGAATAAATTAGAGAATTATATAAATAAAAATATTAGTAATGTAGTAGATAATAATAGAGTTATAAATACTAATTATTTAATATCTGGTTTAGAGGAAAATAACAAGAAAAAAATAGATGAAGAAAAAATAGATGATGTATTGGGAGTATGTCCAATTTGCAAAAAGGGAACTATAGTTAAAAATAATAAGGGGTATGGATGTAACAATTGGAAAGAAGGATGTAAGTTTTTTGTTGCTGAAATCTGTGGTGTAAAAATACCAGTAGGAGAAATAAAGAACCTTATAAAATACGGTAAAACCAATATTATAAATGGATTTAAATCTAAAAAAGGAAATGAATTTAGAGCAAGATTAATACTAAAAGATAATAAAGTACAATTAAGCTTTGATTAA
- the truA gene encoding tRNA pseudouridine(38-40) synthase TruA yields the protein MRNIKLTIQYDGTRYKGWQKLGNNDNTIQHKIESVLGELLKEEVALIASGRTDAGVHANMQVANFKTDSRISNDEISKYLYKYLPQDIVVKSVNEASENFHSRYNVKEKVYTYRIHNSEVHDVFTRKYSYHVREKLDLKKMKEASKLFIGEHDFKSFTALKSKKKSTVKTINSITFRKKEDDIEIVFSGNGFLYKMIRILVGTLVEVGLNKISIDDVKDVMDKKDRSIAPETAPAHGLTLTEVKY from the coding sequence ATGAGAAACATAAAGCTTACAATACAGTATGATGGAACTAGATATAAGGGTTGGCAAAAATTAGGCAATAATGATAATACTATTCAACATAAAATAGAATCTGTTTTAGGTGAACTTTTAAAAGAAGAAGTAGCGCTTATAGCTTCTGGTAGAACTGATGCAGGAGTACACGCAAATATGCAAGTTGCTAACTTTAAAACTGATTCTAGAATATCTAATGATGAAATATCTAAATATTTATATAAATACTTACCTCAAGATATAGTTGTTAAAAGTGTTAACGAAGCTAGTGAAAATTTTCATTCTAGATACAACGTTAAAGAAAAAGTTTATACTTATAGAATACACAATAGCGAAGTACATGATGTATTTACTAGAAAATATTCATATCATGTTCGTGAAAAGCTTGATTTAAAGAAAATGAAAGAAGCATCTAAATTATTCATAGGTGAACATGATTTTAAGAGTTTTACGGCGTTAAAATCAAAGAAAAAATCCACTGTAAAAACAATTAACTCAATCACTTTTAGAAAAAAAGAAGATGATATAGAAATTGTTTTTTCAGGAAATGGTTTTTTATATAAAATGATTAGAATCTTAGTAGGAACTTTAGTAGAAGTTGGTCTTAACAAAATCTCTATAGACGATGTTAAAGATGTTATGGATAAAAAAGATAGAAGTATTGCACCAGAAACTGCTCCAGCTCACGGACTTACATTAACAGAAGTTAAATATTAA
- a CDS encoding methyl-accepting chemotaxis protein — translation MKRMIDEYKEKTFLFASSSYVGSAILAAFVMFIIKITNIFPTLNWKSIIIFEIILLLEILIFLYMRNKYKGKLELLIKDYRVIIGIFIAITYINYLFLNIILPTKEFWIAISYYLAITLLFLDKRTSIISIVLSVISQFILYFLKPELFPSTNLKSEMVIRILVIFLNTSAMWMLASTAINLLFSVDEKESFLFKNEQKLLNVFNSIKENIVVLLSSSKSLNVAAENSTASLEEIASTCSTIDNEADIIIKESSKNKNLLNDILNNTNEITDKVRETRKSSNEVIKISNNNGDSLNNMISIIQNIKEGIGKTLEATTVLQKRSHEINELLSVISNISQQTNLLSLNASIEAARAGEAGKGFAVVAEEVRKLAENTDDSLESVSKIVGEFQKNIGEVEYLISDNNENIINGSNILIDIVDDIKSSIDKLNENGKDIEEIETFINGFQTEINNMVDFNEKVSNGLDSLLNSFKPIRGAIDDNTAMSEELNASSLELKNLAENMDNLVKEDK, via the coding sequence ATGAAAAGAATGATAGATGAATATAAGGAAAAGACATTTTTGTTTGCCAGTTCTTCTTATGTAGGAAGTGCAATTTTAGCTGCATTTGTTATGTTTATAATAAAAATAACAAATATTTTTCCAACCCTTAATTGGAAGAGTATAATAATATTTGAAATAATATTATTGTTAGAAATCCTTATATTTTTGTATATGCGTAATAAATACAAAGGTAAACTAGAACTTTTAATTAAAGATTATAGAGTGATTATAGGAATTTTCATAGCAATAACATATATAAATTATTTATTTTTAAATATAATATTACCTACAAAAGAATTTTGGATTGCAATTTCTTATTATTTGGCTATAACTTTATTATTTTTAGATAAGAGAACATCCATCATTTCAATAGTGCTTAGTGTAATTTCACAATTTATTTTATACTTCTTAAAGCCAGAATTATTTCCAAGCACAAATTTAAAATCAGAAATGGTAATAAGAATATTAGTTATATTTTTAAATACAAGTGCCATGTGGATGCTTGCTAGTACAGCAATAAATTTATTATTTAGTGTTGACGAAAAAGAAAGTTTTTTATTTAAGAATGAGCAAAAACTATTAAATGTATTTAATAGTATAAAAGAGAACATAGTGGTATTACTTTCCTCTAGCAAATCATTAAATGTTGCTGCTGAAAATTCTACAGCTTCACTTGAAGAGATTGCAAGTACTTGTTCAACTATAGACAATGAGGCGGATATAATTATAAAAGAATCATCTAAAAATAAAAACTTATTAAATGATATTTTAAATAATACCAATGAAATAACTGATAAAGTTAGAGAAACTAGAAAGTCATCTAATGAGGTTATAAAAATATCAAATAATAATGGTGATTCCTTAAACAATATGATAAGTATAATCCAAAATATTAAAGAAGGTATAGGAAAAACTTTAGAAGCAACTACAGTACTTCAGAAGAGATCCCATGAAATTAATGAACTGCTATCCGTAATATCTAATATATCTCAGCAGACAAATCTTTTATCTTTAAATGCTAGTATTGAAGCTGCAAGAGCAGGAGAAGCAGGTAAAGGTTTTGCTGTTGTAGCAGAAGAAGTAAGAAAGCTTGCAGAGAATACAGATGATTCATTAGAAAGTGTATCAAAAATAGTAGGAGAGTTTCAAAAAAATATTGGTGAAGTTGAATATTTAATAAGTGATAATAATGAAAATATTATTAATGGAAGTAATATTTTAATTGATATTGTTGATGATATAAAGTCTAGTATAGACAAGTTAAATGAAAATGGAAAAGACATAGAGGAAATAGAGACATTTATAAATGGTTTCCAAACAGAAATTAACAATATGGTTGATTTTAATGAAAAAGTATCAAATGGACTTGACTCTTTATTAAATAGTTTTAAACCTATAAGAGGAGCTATAGATGATAATACGGCTATGTCAGAAGAATTAAATGCAAGTTCATTAGAACTTAAAAATCTTGCGGAAAACATGGATAATTTAGTTAAGGAAGATAAATAA
- a CDS encoding ketoacyl-ACP synthase III has protein sequence MNRNVIIKSIGSYHPKKVLDNKYYLDHFEKVKPELMEEAKEYFEELGREKRMVADEDENTLTMSIESAKLAMKKASLTGDDIDIIISATNAPEYLTPCCAIMLNRALEGSAKVCFDVSCDCISMLHGVDVATKFLRGDKKYKRALVVGSYLLNRYSRNDDVITYATNGDNACAIILEVSEEKDERGFMGSVTLTDSDYAKYFRFPRCGMSKVLDTTIPTYDKLLQWDHFNCDFLATNWAKIIREVLDEKNLVPKDVNHFFMSQFSREELKATMKNLGVSQNKFNFVADKFGYTGPSSPFLAFHEEIKETNFKKDDINIFCSVGGGYSMTALLYKW, from the coding sequence ATGAACAGAAACGTAATTATTAAATCAATTGGAAGTTATCATCCTAAGAAAGTTCTAGATAATAAATATTATTTAGATCATTTTGAAAAGGTTAAACCTGAATTAATGGAGGAGGCGAAAGAGTATTTTGAGGAACTGGGAAGAGAAAAAAGAATGGTAGCGGATGAGGATGAAAATACTTTAACTATGTCTATAGAAAGTGCTAAATTAGCTATGAAAAAAGCATCCTTAACTGGGGATGATATAGACATAATAATATCAGCTACAAATGCTCCAGAGTATTTAACACCTTGTTGTGCTATTATGCTAAATAGAGCATTAGAGGGAAGTGCTAAAGTTTGTTTTGATGTAAGCTGTGATTGTATAAGTATGTTACACGGTGTAGATGTTGCAACAAAATTTCTAAGAGGTGACAAAAAATATAAAAGAGCTTTAGTAGTTGGTTCATATCTACTTAATAGATATTCTAGAAATGATGATGTAATCACATATGCAACAAATGGGGATAATGCTTGTGCAATTATTTTAGAGGTAAGCGAAGAAAAAGATGAAAGAGGATTTATGGGCTCTGTTACTTTAACAGATTCTGATTATGCTAAATATTTTAGGTTCCCTCGTTGCGGAATGTCAAAGGTTTTAGATACAACCATACCTACATATGACAAATTGCTTCAATGGGATCATTTCAATTGTGATTTCTTAGCTACTAACTGGGCAAAAATAATTAGAGAAGTATTAGATGAAAAAAACTTAGTACCTAAGGATGTAAATCACTTTTTTATGTCTCAATTTTCAAGAGAAGAATTAAAGGCTACTATGAAGAATTTAGGAGTATCCCAAAATAAATTTAATTTTGTAGCAGATAAATTCGGATATACTGGTCCAAGTAGTCCTTTCTTAGCTTTTCATGAAGAAATTAAAGAAACTAATTTTAAAAAAGATGATATAAATATATTCTGTTCTGTTGGAGGAGGATATAGCATGACAGCATTATTATATAAATGGTAA
- a CDS encoding GIY-YIG nuclease family protein, which translates to MPYTYILECSDSTLYTGWTTDINKRVKTHNSGKGAKYTRARRPVTLKYYEEFKTKEEAIKRECEIKKFTRKKKLELIKNK; encoded by the coding sequence ATGCCGTACACATATATTCTAGAATGCAGTGATTCTACTCTTTATACAGGATGGACTACAGACATTAATAAAAGAGTAAAAACTCATAATAGTGGAAAAGGTGCTAAATATACTAGGGCAAGGAGACCAGTTACTTTAAAGTATTATGAAGAGTTTAAAACCAAAGAAGAAGCCATAAAAAGGGAATGTGAAATAAAAAAATTTACAAGAAAAAAGAAATTAGAATTAATAAAAAACAAATAA
- a CDS encoding NUDIX domain-containing protein, with protein sequence MIQGKDYIGVGVGAVIKNSSGEILLLLRNKEPEKGCWSIPGGKVEMFETLEEAIKREVKEEVNVDIEITKLITVTNHIISEEKTHWVAPTFLVKIIDGQVKNVEPQKHHDLKWFSIESLPENITITTKNAINNL encoded by the coding sequence ATGATACAAGGAAAAGACTATATTGGAGTTGGAGTAGGAGCAGTAATTAAAAATAGTAGTGGAGAAATATTATTATTACTTAGAAATAAAGAACCAGAAAAGGGATGTTGGTCCATTCCAGGTGGAAAGGTTGAAATGTTTGAGACATTAGAAGAAGCTATAAAGAGAGAAGTTAAGGAAGAAGTTAATGTAGATATAGAAATAACTAAACTTATAACTGTTACTAATCATATAATTTCAGAAGAAAAAACTCATTGGGTTGCGCCTACATTTTTAGTTAAAATAATAGATGGACAAGTAAAAAATGTGGAACCACAAAAACACCATGATTTAAAGTGGTTTTCTATTGAAAGCTTACCAGAAAACATAACCATAACTACTAAAAATGCTATAAATAATTTGTAG
- a CDS encoding helix-turn-helix domain-containing protein, with product MAIIINLDVMMAKRKMSLQDLAKKVGITNANLSILKNNKAKAIRFSTLEAICKELECQPGDILEYVKE from the coding sequence ATGGCGATAATTATTAATTTAGATGTTATGATGGCTAAGAGAAAAATGTCACTTCAAGATTTAGCTAAAAAAGTAGGCATAACCAATGCCAATTTATCTATACTAAAAAACAATAAAGCAAAGGCTATAAGATTTTCAACTCTTGAGGCTATATGTAAAGAGTTAGAATGTCAACCAGGAGATATTTTAGAATATGTTAAAGAGTAA
- a CDS encoding DUF2975 domain-containing protein: MKYYGKKSLSQVLLWILNIILIVGIGLTMLVYYNTFFKNTGNITGKNKIILGTLLTIGVICIFLIVFELRKIVITLIKANPFIWSNVTSLKKISVKCFIIAACYFGNFVVSFGKEKYKFIYLDAKGIHTDTEPIIFILAGIFIAILAGVFKKAIEYKEENDFTI, translated from the coding sequence ATGAAATATTACGGTAAAAAATCTTTATCACAAGTCCTATTATGGATATTAAATATTATACTAATAGTTGGAATAGGACTTACTATGCTTGTATATTACAATACTTTTTTTAAAAACACAGGAAATATAACTGGAAAAAATAAAATTATACTAGGAACCCTATTAACTATTGGAGTTATATGTATATTTTTAATAGTATTTGAACTTAGAAAGATAGTTATAACTTTAATTAAGGCAAATCCTTTTATATGGTCCAATGTGACATCTTTAAAAAAGATATCAGTAAAATGTTTTATAATAGCAGCATGTTATTTTGGAAATTTTGTTGTAAGCTTTGGAAAGGAAAAATATAAATTTATATATCTAGATGCAAAAGGGATACATACAGATACAGAGCCTATAATATTTATATTAGCGGGAATATTTATTGCCATATTAGCAGGGGTTTTCAAAAAAGCTATTGAGTATAAAGAAGAAAATGATTTTACAATTTAG
- a CDS encoding DUF4153 domain-containing protein, producing the protein MKYKKEIFNVSKNESINILKILLLSVFIGFLFYKFAFNYGGISVFIFVGTLTLGFLLINGVKNKNYTGIFFIIISILLSLSYAIYSNDLFRFLNKVLIPITLLSGFLLITYNNIEFKCKSFKRILITRIFIAIPNIKNIHKLSYLFINKSENQNNKKKVYEIILGVFIAIPILFILIKLLSSADEVFSHYVYNIIFNIRYINIGDTAKKLLSSVVFSLFIFGLYCSFLVKLKQNDNKVKNKVNFNPVVVITMLTLITLLYSIFTKIQISYLYIKKSMPEGFSYSEYARSGFFQLVFIVVVNIILVVLIKSYTTDINEKENKILLVLYSLITILTLSMDVSAFYKIRLYIRVFGFTRLRILVSIFIVFLAIILFLLLMFIWKNINLFKPIIICGAILYVAVNFVNIDNIITVNNIRIAKNLGKIDYDYLTELSFDNYGSMTKAYKNGLISKYIYKQWISNNKKVQQHWYQYNYYYNKGNSIKK; encoded by the coding sequence ATGAAATATAAAAAAGAAATTTTTAATGTTTCAAAAAACGAAAGTATAAATATTTTAAAAATACTATTATTATCAGTTTTTATAGGATTTTTATTTTATAAATTTGCATTTAATTATGGAGGAATATCAGTTTTTATATTCGTAGGTACTTTAACTTTAGGATTTTTATTGATAAATGGAGTAAAAAACAAAAATTATACTGGAATATTTTTTATCATAATAAGTATATTATTGTCCTTAAGTTATGCAATTTATAGTAATGATTTATTTAGATTTCTTAATAAAGTTTTAATTCCAATTACGCTACTTTCAGGTTTTTTACTTATAACTTATAATAATATAGAATTTAAGTGTAAATCATTTAAAAGAATTTTAATAACAAGAATATTTATAGCTATACCAAATATAAAAAATATTCATAAATTAAGTTATTTATTTATAAATAAAAGTGAAAATCAAAACAATAAAAAGAAGGTATATGAAATAATACTAGGTGTCTTTATAGCTATACCAATTTTGTTTATATTAATTAAGCTATTATCTAGTGCAGATGAAGTTTTTAGTCACTATGTTTATAATATAATATTTAATATTCGCTATATTAATATTGGAGACACAGCTAAAAAGTTATTGTCATCTGTTGTATTTTCATTATTTATATTTGGATTGTATTGTAGTTTCTTAGTGAAATTAAAACAAAATGATAATAAAGTTAAAAATAAAGTTAATTTTAACCCTGTAGTAGTAATAACAATGTTAACTTTAATAACTTTACTGTATAGTATTTTTACTAAGATTCAAATAAGTTATTTATATATTAAGAAGTCTATGCCTGAAGGTTTTTCATATTCTGAATATGCAAGAAGTGGATTTTTTCAATTAGTTTTTATAGTTGTTGTAAATATAATTTTAGTTGTTTTAATTAAAAGTTATACAACAGATATTAATGAAAAGGAAAATAAGATTCTTTTAGTATTATATTCATTAATAACTATACTTACACTTAGTATGGATGTTTCCGCATTTTATAAAATAAGACTTTATATTAGAGTATTTGGATTCACAAGACTTAGAATTTTAGTTAGTATATTTATTGTTTTTTTAGCAATAATATTATTTTTATTGTTAATGTTTATTTGGAAAAATATAAATTTGTTTAAACCTATAATTATTTGTGGTGCTATACTATATGTAGCAGTTAATTTTGTTAATATAGATAATATAATAACTGTAAACAATATTAGAATAGCAAAAAATTTAGGGAAGATAGATTATGACTATTTAACAGAATTGTCCTTTGATAATTATGGTTCTATGACAAAAGCATATAAAAATGGATTAATTTCTAAGTATATATATAAACAATGGATATCTAACAATAAGAAAGTACAACAGCATTGGTATCAATACAATTATTATTACAATAAAGGAAATTCAATAAAAAAATAA
- a CDS encoding arsenate reductase family protein: MNIQIFGVKKCFDTKKAERYFKERKIKYQFIDLNMKGLSKGEFQSVKNAVGLTNLINKSSKEYKKSNMEHIRTSSVKEEILLNNPKLYVTPIVRNGKEATVGYKPDVWKTWE; the protein is encoded by the coding sequence ATGAATATTCAAATTTTTGGAGTGAAAAAATGTTTTGATACTAAAAAAGCAGAACGTTACTTTAAAGAGAGAAAAATAAAGTATCAATTTATAGATTTAAACATGAAAGGACTTAGCAAAGGAGAATTTCAAAGTGTTAAAAATGCTGTGGGACTTACAAATTTAATAAATAAGTCTTCAAAAGAATATAAAAAATCGAACATGGAGCATATAAGAACTTCTAGTGTTAAAGAAGAAATTTTGTTAAATAACCCCAAGTTATATGTAACTCCAATAGTTAGAAACGGGAAAGAAGCTACAGTTGGGTACAAACCTGATGTGTGGAAAACTTGGGAGTAA